In Alphaproteobacteria bacterium, the following proteins share a genomic window:
- the nuoG gene encoding NADH-quinone oxidoreductase subunit NuoG — MPKLTVDGSEVEVPPGATVLQACEAAGAEIPRFCYHERLSIAGNCRMCLVEIEKSPKPVASCAMPAGDGMVVHTRSAATEKARNGVMEFLLINHPLDCPICDQGGECDLQDQAMAYGSGRSTYHEPKRAVTEKHMGPLIKTVMTRCIHCTRCIRFASEVGGVDTLGAVGRGETMEVTTYLEQALASELSGNVIDLCPVGALTSKPYAFVARSWELRKTESVDVTDALGSNIRIDSRGSEVMRILPRVNDDINEEWISDKTRFSCDGLRVNRLDQPWVRRDGTLLPATWDEAFAAINERLNGVAGERMAAIAGDLVCAESLFALKGLMTALGSPHMDCRQDGAALPPADRAGWLFNSTIAGLEQADACLLIGTSPRQEAAVLNARLRKRWLLGDFPVASVGDIPPQTYPVDVLGGDASVLAALAAGDHPFAAALERARRPLLIIGQGALARPDGAVILGLARQVAERYGMAPGTAGAAPGWNGFNVLHTAAGRVGGLELGFVPASGGHDLAGILAAAAAGEIEVVYSLGADEIAGDRFGDAFVIYQGHHGDAGAARADVVLPGAAYTEKDATWVNTEGRAQHGWRAHFPPGEAREDWAIVRALSERLGHVLPYDSLADVRDAMAAASPVFARVGEIVPADWTAFGESGTAGSAPLTPAVSNFYVTDVIGRASRTMAQCAAVFVTGPAAAAPATGTGG, encoded by the coding sequence ATGCCCAAACTGACTGTAGACGGGAGCGAAGTGGAGGTGCCGCCCGGCGCCACGGTGCTGCAGGCCTGTGAGGCCGCCGGCGCGGAGATTCCGCGCTTTTGCTATCACGAGCGTCTGTCCATCGCCGGCAACTGCCGCATGTGTCTGGTGGAAATAGAGAAGTCACCAAAGCCAGTGGCGTCGTGCGCCATGCCGGCCGGTGACGGCATGGTGGTTCACACCCGCTCCGCCGCCACGGAAAAGGCGCGCAACGGGGTGATGGAGTTCCTGCTGATCAACCATCCGCTGGATTGCCCGATCTGCGATCAGGGTGGCGAATGTGATCTGCAGGACCAGGCCATGGCTTACGGCTCGGGGCGCAGCACCTACCACGAGCCCAAGCGTGCGGTCACCGAAAAGCACATGGGACCATTGATCAAGACGGTCATGACCCGCTGCATCCACTGCACCCGCTGCATCCGGTTTGCCAGCGAGGTTGGCGGGGTGGACACCCTGGGCGCCGTTGGCCGCGGTGAGACCATGGAGGTCACAACCTATCTGGAGCAGGCGCTGGCGTCGGAACTGAGCGGCAATGTCATTGACCTGTGCCCGGTGGGCGCTCTGACATCCAAACCCTATGCTTTCGTCGCTCGTTCATGGGAACTGCGCAAGACCGAATCCGTCGATGTGACGGACGCACTGGGCAGCAACATCCGGATCGACAGCCGCGGCAGCGAGGTGATGCGGATATTGCCGCGGGTCAATGACGACATCAACGAAGAGTGGATCAGCGACAAGACGCGGTTCTCGTGCGATGGGCTGCGCGTCAACCGTCTGGACCAGCCCTGGGTGCGGCGCGACGGAACGCTGCTGCCGGCCACCTGGGACGAGGCCTTTGCCGCCATCAATGAGCGCCTGAACGGTGTTGCGGGCGAGCGCATGGCGGCCATCGCCGGCGATCTGGTCTGCGCCGAGTCGCTCTTTGCCCTCAAGGGGCTGATGACCGCGCTTGGGTCGCCGCATATGGACTGCCGGCAGGATGGCGCGGCGCTGCCGCCGGCGGACCGCGCCGGCTGGCTCTTCAACTCGACCATCGCCGGACTGGAGCAGGCGGATGCCTGCTTGTTGATCGGTACCAGTCCCCGGCAGGAAGCCGCCGTGCTTAACGCCCGTCTGCGCAAACGCTGGTTGCTGGGCGATTTCCCGGTGGCCTCGGTGGGTGACATCCCGCCTCAGACCTATCCGGTAGACGTGCTGGGCGGCGATGCCTCGGTGCTGGCTGCACTGGCGGCCGGCGACCACCCCTTCGCCGCCGCGCTGGAGCGGGCCAGGCGGCCGCTGCTGATCATCGGTCAGGGCGCGCTGGCGAGACCCGATGGCGCCGTCATTCTGGGTCTGGCGCGGCAGGTGGCGGAACGCTATGGCATGGCTCCCGGTACGGCCGGCGCGGCGCCGGGCTGGAACGGGTTCAATGTGCTGCATACGGCGGCCGGCCGCGTCGGCGGGCTGGAGCTTGGCTTTGTGCCGGCCAGTGGCGGCCATGACCTGGCCGGGATCCTCGCCGCTGCCGCCGCTGGTGAGATCGAGGTGGTGTACAGCCTGGGAGCGGACGAGATTGCCGGCGACCGCTTCGGCGACGCCTTTGTCATCTATCAGGGCCACCATGGCGATGCCGGCGCTGCCCGCGCCGATGTAGTTTTGCCCGGGGCCGCCTACACGGAGAAGGACGCTACCTGGGTCAATACCGAGGGGCGGGCGCAGCACGGCTGGCGGGCGCATTTTCCGCCCGGCGAGGCACGCGAGGACTGGGCCATTGTACGGGCCCTGTCCGAACGTCTTGGCCATGTCCTGCCCTATGACAGCCTGGCCGATGTGCGTGACGCCATGGCCGCGGCCAGCCCGGTCTTCGCCAGAGTCGGCGAGATCGTGCCGGCGGACTGGACGGCGTTTGGCGAAAGCGGCACGGCGGGCAGTGCGCCGTTGACGCCAGCGGTGAGCAACTTCTATGTGACCGATGTCATCGGCCGCGCGTCCAGGACCATGGCGCAGTGTGCCGCCGTCTTTGTGACAGGGCCGGCCGCAGCCGCGCCGGCCACCGGGACCGGAGGCTGA
- the nuoF gene encoding NADH-quinone oxidoreductase subunit NuoF: MLKDQDRIFTNLYGQHDWHLAGARARGWWDATATFLANGPDWIIDQVKASGLRGRGGAGFPAGVKWGFMPKEPDPARPNYLVVNADESEPGTCKDRDIMRWDPQSLIEGTLLAGFAMRAHTAFIYIRGEFFHEARHLQAAIDEAYDAGLLGKDSCGSGWAFDIVLHRGAGAYICGEETALLESLEGKKGMPRLKPPFPAGAGVWGCPTTVNNVETIAVVPEILRRGAEWFAALGRPNNTGTKLFCISGHVERPCNVEEEMGIPLRELIDKHAGGVRGGWSNLLAVIPGGSSVPCLPAGTCGDLHMDFDTLRDMKSGLGTAAVIVMDKSTDIVAAIERLAHFYQHESCGQCTPCREGAGWMYRIMRRMVTGDAEIAEIDQLERITRQVEGHTICALGDAAAWPIQGLIRNFRGEMERRILARQKARAA, encoded by the coding sequence ATGTTGAAGGACCAGGATCGCATCTTCACCAATCTCTATGGCCAGCATGACTGGCATCTGGCCGGCGCCCGCGCTCGGGGCTGGTGGGATGCGACGGCAACCTTCCTCGCTAACGGGCCGGACTGGATTATTGACCAGGTCAAGGCGTCGGGTCTGCGCGGCCGCGGTGGCGCTGGATTCCCGGCCGGTGTGAAGTGGGGCTTCATGCCCAAAGAACCCGATCCGGCGCGGCCAAACTATCTAGTGGTCAATGCCGACGAGAGCGAGCCCGGCACCTGCAAGGACCGCGACATCATGCGGTGGGATCCGCAAAGCCTGATCGAAGGCACGCTTCTGGCCGGCTTCGCCATGCGGGCGCACACCGCATTCATCTATATCCGTGGTGAGTTCTTTCATGAGGCCCGTCACCTGCAGGCGGCCATCGACGAAGCCTATGACGCGGGCCTGCTGGGCAAGGATTCCTGCGGCTCCGGCTGGGCCTTCGACATTGTCCTGCACCGTGGCGCCGGCGCCTATATCTGTGGCGAGGAAACCGCCTTGCTGGAGAGTCTGGAGGGCAAAAAGGGCATGCCGCGTCTCAAGCCGCCATTCCCGGCCGGGGCCGGTGTGTGGGGCTGTCCGACCACGGTGAACAATGTGGAGACCATCGCCGTCGTTCCGGAAATCCTGCGTCGCGGTGCGGAGTGGTTCGCCGCGCTCGGCCGGCCGAACAATACCGGCACCAAGCTGTTCTGCATTTCCGGCCATGTTGAGCGGCCGTGCAATGTGGAGGAGGAGATGGGCATTCCCCTGCGCGAGCTGATTGACAAGCACGCCGGCGGAGTGCGCGGCGGCTGGAGCAATCTGCTGGCGGTCATACCTGGTGGATCGTCAGTGCCATGCTTGCCGGCCGGCACGTGCGGTGATCTGCATATGGACTTTGATACGCTGCGTGACATGAAGTCCGGGCTTGGCACGGCGGCGGTGATCGTCATGGACAAGTCGACCGACATCGTTGCGGCCATCGAGCGTTTGGCGCACTTCTACCAGCATGAGAGTTGCGGTCAGTGCACACCCTGCCGCGAGGGGGCCGGCTGGATGTATCGCATCATGCGCCGGATGGTGACGGGCGATGCGGAAATTGCGGAGATCGATCAACTGGAGCGGATCACGCGGCAGGTGGAAGGCCATACTATCTGTGCGTTGGGGGATGCGGCCGCCTGGCCCATTCAGGGCTTGATCCGTAATTTCCGGGGCGAAATGGAGCGTCGTATCCTCGCCCGCCAGAAGGCCCGGGCGGCCTAG
- the nuoE gene encoding NADH-quinone oxidoreductase subunit NuoE, producing the protein MSGPGVHLVSNGAFAFDDERQAEAQRILARYPAERRQSAVIPLLDLAQRQNGGWLSREAVEHVAVRLDMPAMRVTEVASFYSMLNLAPVGRHLVQVCRTTPCWLRGSEALSETCRRTLGIDPGGTSDDGCFTLIEVECLGACVNAPMVQINDDYYEDLTPDSLARILEALKRGETPPSGSQSARQGSAPAGGPTVLAGDPVAAAGARAQARRKKGQEGDQ; encoded by the coding sequence ATGAGTGGCCCCGGCGTTCATCTGGTCTCCAACGGCGCCTTTGCCTTCGACGATGAACGTCAGGCGGAAGCACAGCGCATTCTTGCACGCTATCCGGCTGAGCGGCGGCAGAGCGCGGTGATCCCGCTGCTAGACCTGGCGCAGCGGCAGAACGGTGGCTGGCTGTCCCGTGAGGCAGTGGAGCATGTGGCCGTGCGTCTGGATATGCCGGCCATGCGCGTGACGGAGGTGGCGAGCTTTTATTCCATGCTCAACCTGGCGCCGGTCGGCCGCCACCTGGTGCAGGTCTGCCGCACGACGCCTTGCTGGTTGCGGGGCAGTGAGGCCCTGTCTGAAACGTGCCGTCGTACGCTTGGCATTGACCCGGGCGGGACCAGCGATGACGGCTGCTTTACCTTGATCGAGGTGGAATGCCTTGGCGCCTGCGTCAACGCGCCGATGGTGCAGATCAATGACGACTATTATGAAGACCTGACGCCGGACTCGCTTGCGCGGATTCTTGAGGCGTTGAAGCGTGGTGAGACCCCGCCGAGTGGTTCGCAATCCGCTCGCCAGGGGTCGGCGCCGGCAGGTGGGCCGACGGTTCTGGCCGGCGATCCGGTGGCCGCGGCCGGCGCCCGGGCGCAAGCCCGCCGCAAAAAGGGCCAGGAGGGCGATCAGTGA
- a CDS encoding NADH-quinone oxidoreductase subunit D, translated as MNDAAIRPLTLNFGPQHPAAHGVLRMVLEMDGEVVERADPHIGLLHRGTEKIIEHKTYTQAVPYFDRLDYVSPLCQEHAYALAVERLAGIEVPERAQYQRVMFAELTRILNHLLVVSAFAMDVGAITPLLWCFEEREKIMEFQEAASGARFHAAWFRPGGVRQDLPAGLTDRIAAYIETFPRFIDELGDLLNANRIFRQRTVDIGVVSAEDALAWGFSGPVLRASNVAWDLRKAQPYDVYDRMDFDIPVGRNGDCFDRYMVRIEEMRQSVRIVRQCLEQMADGPVMTDDPKVSPPTRQDMKRSMEALINHFKLYTEGYHVPAGETYTAVEAPKGEFAVYLVADGSNRPYRCKIRPTGFAHLQAMDFLCRGHMLSDVVAILGSLDIVFGEVDR; from the coding sequence ATGAATGATGCCGCTATCCGGCCGCTGACGCTCAACTTTGGCCCGCAGCACCCGGCCGCCCACGGTGTGCTGCGCATGGTGTTGGAGATGGATGGCGAGGTTGTGGAGCGGGCCGATCCGCATATTGGCCTGCTGCACCGCGGCACCGAGAAGATCATCGAGCACAAGACCTATACCCAGGCTGTGCCTTACTTCGACCGGCTGGACTATGTGTCGCCGCTTTGTCAGGAACATGCCTATGCCCTGGCGGTGGAGAGGCTGGCCGGTATCGAGGTGCCGGAACGGGCGCAGTACCAGCGGGTGATGTTCGCCGAGCTGACCCGCATCCTCAATCACCTGCTGGTGGTCTCCGCCTTCGCCATGGATGTGGGCGCGATTACGCCGCTGCTGTGGTGCTTCGAGGAGCGGGAGAAGATCATGGAGTTTCAGGAGGCGGCCAGTGGCGCGCGCTTCCATGCGGCGTGGTTCCGTCCGGGCGGTGTGCGGCAGGATCTGCCGGCCGGCCTGACCGACCGGATCGCCGCCTATATCGAAACCTTTCCGCGATTCATTGACGAGCTTGGCGACCTGCTCAACGCCAACCGGATATTCCGGCAACGCACGGTGGATATCGGCGTCGTGTCAGCGGAGGATGCGCTGGCCTGGGGCTTCTCCGGGCCGGTGCTGCGCGCCTCCAATGTGGCCTGGGACCTGCGTAAGGCGCAGCCCTATGACGTTTATGACCGCATGGATTTCGACATACCGGTGGGCCGCAACGGCGACTGCTTCGACCGCTATATGGTGCGCATCGAGGAGATGCGTCAGAGCGTCCGCATCGTCCGCCAGTGTCTGGAGCAGATGGCCGACGGTCCGGTCATGACCGATGACCCGAAGGTCTCGCCGCCAACGCGCCAGGACATGAAGCGGTCCATGGAAGCGCTGATCAATCACTTCAAGCTGTATACCGAGGGCTATCACGTGCCGGCGGGCGAGACCTACACCGCGGTCGAGGCACCCAAGGGAGAGTTTGCTGTCTATCTGGTGGCCGACGGCAGCAATCGGCCATACCGCTGCAAGATTCGGCCGACTGGCTTCGCCCATCTGCAGGCCATGGATTTTCTGTGCCGCGGCCACATGCTCTCCGATGTGGTGGCCATCCTGGGCAGTCTGGATATCGTTTTCGGCGAGGTGGACCGATGA
- a CDS encoding NADH-quinone oxidoreductase subunit C codes for MPQDPALQELCDQASVVLGPAVLSAGLVGLPGRAEAVLVVRREAIADVLRILRDDSNLKMQQLMDVCAVDWPERPERFEVVYNLLSLRNNQRLRVKLTTDETVPVPSVTAVHPSAGWWEREVWDLYGVFFSDHPDLRRILTDYGFEGHPMRKDFPLSGFVQVRYDDSQKRVVTEPVKLVQAYRNFDFLSPWEGMTREVARGDDGDDAGTGTA; via the coding sequence TTGCCTCAAGACCCGGCCCTTCAGGAACTGTGCGATCAGGCCAGCGTGGTGCTGGGTCCGGCCGTGCTGTCGGCCGGTCTGGTCGGGCTGCCGGGGCGGGCCGAGGCGGTTCTTGTGGTGCGTCGTGAAGCCATCGCCGACGTGCTGCGCATACTGCGCGATGATTCGAACCTGAAAATGCAGCAGTTGATGGATGTTTGCGCGGTGGATTGGCCCGAGCGGCCGGAGCGCTTCGAAGTGGTCTATAATCTGCTGTCACTGCGCAATAACCAGCGCCTGCGGGTCAAGCTGACCACCGACGAGACGGTGCCGGTACCGTCTGTCACCGCGGTTCACCCGTCGGCCGGTTGGTGGGAGCGGGAAGTCTGGGATCTCTATGGGGTTTTCTTCAGCGACCATCCGGACCTCAGGCGCATCCTGACCGACTACGGCTTCGAAGGTCACCCCATGCGTAAGGACTTCCCTCTGTCGGGATTTGTCCAGGTGCGCTACGACGATTCGCAGAAGCGGGTCGTCACGGAGCCTGTCAAGCTGGTCCAGGCCTATCGCAACTTTGATTTCCTCAGCCCCTGGGAGGGCATGACGCGCGAAGTGGCGCGTGGCGACGACGGCGATGACGCCGGGACAGGCACAGCATGA
- a CDS encoding NADH-quinone oxidoreductase subunit A codes for MDSLLREYLPILIFFALALGIGMVMVAAAFVAGRQNPDAAKISPYECGFDAFDDARGRFDVRFYLVAILFIIFDLEVAFLFPWAISLGNIGLFGFWSMIVFLGVLTVGFVYEWRKGALEWE; via the coding sequence ATGGACAGCCTCCTCAGGGAATATCTGCCGATCCTGATCTTCTTTGCGCTGGCTCTTGGCATCGGCATGGTCATGGTGGCGGCCGCCTTTGTCGCCGGGCGGCAGAACCCCGATGCGGCGAAGATTTCGCCCTATGAGTGCGGCTTCGATGCTTTTGACGATGCGCGCGGCCGCTTCGATGTCCGCTTCTATCTGGTGGCCATTTTGTTCATCATCTTCGATCTTGAGGTGGCCTTCCTGTTCCCGTGGGCGATAAGCCTTGGCAATATCGGTCTGTTCGGCTTCTGGTCGATGATCGTGTTCCTCGGCGTCCTGACCGTCGGCTTTGTCTATGAGTGGCGTAAGGGGGCCCTGGAATGGGAATAG
- a CDS encoding PAS domain-containing sensor histidine kinase, which yields MESGGADNADGADALGRAGLDVLLAAVFQAGPAFYVAQCNGDIVVASNAYRELSRHFAKGQVLVDETWRAFGNTVAKRAILCRQVAQSGQQVSVLEQLTIGNATYAYDSVHTAVRDESGQVVGVMGTYRDSTGEARQRTRAAALESRLDDITRSMTDWIWETDADWRLCHVSSNITHAVGLPPAMLHGVALADIGSFVDGEGAQRIIASHRPFRGLAFAIKAPGGETRTFRLSGVPAFEPASGRFAGYRGTGTDTTLQERAAEAMRVAREEAEMASRGKSEFIANMSHELRTPLNSILGFSEIIGNAMFGPIGNAKYKEYGQLIHESASHLLDLITDVLDFSRLDAHKRELFEEDVDVADVVRRVVRLLSERAHRAGLDLDVQAPENLPSVYADERAIKQVLLNLLSNAVKFTPQGGRIEVAVMADPSGDLLIAVSDTGIGISRDKLTHIFEPFTQADASLSRRYDGVGLGLHLARGLMHLHGGDLSIDSEEGKGTRVTARLPAVRVGHRRSA from the coding sequence GTGGAAAGTGGTGGAGCAGATAACGCGGATGGTGCGGACGCTTTGGGGCGTGCCGGGCTTGATGTGCTGCTGGCTGCCGTTTTTCAGGCCGGTCCTGCTTTCTATGTAGCGCAGTGCAACGGTGACATCGTGGTTGCCAGCAACGCCTATCGTGAGCTCAGTCGCCACTTCGCCAAGGGTCAGGTGCTGGTTGATGAAACCTGGCGCGCCTTCGGCAACACGGTGGCCAAGCGGGCCATTCTGTGCCGCCAGGTGGCGCAGTCCGGCCAGCAGGTGAGCGTGCTGGAGCAGCTCACCATCGGCAATGCGACCTATGCTTATGACTCGGTCCACACGGCGGTACGCGACGAGTCCGGCCAGGTGGTCGGTGTCATGGGCACCTATCGCGACAGCACCGGGGAAGCACGGCAACGGACACGCGCCGCGGCCTTGGAAAGCCGGCTGGATGACATCACCCGGTCGATGACCGACTGGATTTGGGAAACGGACGCCGATTGGCGGCTTTGTCACGTGTCATCCAACATCACCCATGCGGTGGGCCTGCCCCCCGCCATGTTGCACGGCGTTGCACTGGCGGATATTGGCTCATTCGTCGATGGTGAAGGGGCGCAGCGCATCATTGCCAGCCACCGGCCATTCCGGGGTCTGGCTTTCGCCATCAAGGCGCCCGGCGGCGAGACGCGCACATTTCGTCTGAGTGGTGTGCCCGCTTTTGAACCGGCCAGCGGCCGCTTTGCCGGGTATCGTGGCACCGGTACCGACACCACACTGCAGGAGCGCGCGGCGGAAGCCATGCGCGTCGCCCGCGAAGAGGCGGAAATGGCCAGCCGTGGCAAATCGGAGTTTATTGCCAATATGAGCCATGAGTTGCGCACACCGCTCAACTCCATCCTTGGCTTCTCCGAGATCATCGGCAATGCGATGTTCGGTCCCATCGGCAATGCCAAATATAAGGAGTATGGCCAGCTCATCCATGAGAGCGCCAGCCACCTGCTGGACCTGATCACCGACGTGCTGGATTTCTCCCGTCTGGACGCTCACAAGCGCGAGCTGTTCGAGGAAGATGTGGACGTGGCCGATGTGGTGCGGCGGGTGGTGCGGTTGCTGTCGGAGCGGGCCCATCGTGCCGGTCTCGACCTCGATGTGCAGGCCCCCGAAAATCTGCCCAGCGTCTATGCGGATGAACGGGCCATCAAGCAGGTTCTCCTTAACCTGCTGTCCAATGCGGTCAAGTTCACGCCGCAGGGAGGTCGCATCGAAGTCGCGGTGATGGCTGACCCGTCCGGCGACCTGCTTATCGCGGTGAGCGATACGGGCATCGGTATTTCCCGCGACAAGCTGACCCACATCTTTGAGCCCTTCACCCAGGCGGACGCATCCTTGAGCCGCCGCTACGACGGCGTCGGCCTTGGCCTCCATCTGGCCCGTGGACTGATGCATCTGCACGGCGGTGACCTGTCGATTGACAGCGAAGAGGGCAAGGGCACCCGGGTCACCGCCCGGCTGCCCGCCGTCAGGGTCGGCCATCGGCGCAGCGCCTGA
- a CDS encoding HU family DNA-binding protein produces MNKNDLVAAVANQSGMSKGDATKAVDCIVDTITGCLKRGDEVRLVGFGTFSVTNRAATQGRNPRTGEAIQIPASKLPKFRAGKALKDSLN; encoded by the coding sequence GTGAACAAGAACGATCTCGTTGCCGCCGTTGCGAACCAGTCGGGTATGTCGAAGGGTGATGCGACGAAAGCTGTTGATTGCATCGTCGACACTATCACCGGGTGCCTGAAGCGGGGTGATGAAGTCCGCCTCGTGGGCTTCGGTACGTTCAGTGTCACCAACCGCGCCGCTACCCAGGGGCGTAATCCCCGCACGGGTGAGGCCATTCAGATTCCGGCGTCCAAGCTGCCCAAGTTCCGGGCCGGTAAGGCGCTGAAGGATTCGCTCAACTAG
- the lon gene encoding endopeptidase La: protein MESERGVLYPILPLRDIVVFPHMIVPLFVGREKSVRALDDVMKDDKQILLLSQKDASQDDPGEDEIFRVGTIGSVLQLLKLPDGTVKVLVEGNRRAQVERFESGQDFFQAYATDIAEADREGAESEALVRAVVSQFEQYIKLNRKIPPEVLVSINQIDEPGKLADTVASHLSLKIPEKQELLEIGSVRERLEKIYSFMEGEIGVLQVEKRIRNRVKRQMEKTQREYYLNEQMKAIQKELGDGEDGRDEAAELEQRIKKTRLSKEAREKCMAELKKLRSMSPMSAESTVVRNYLDWMLGIPWKKPSRTKKDIALAETVLNRDHYGLEKVKERILEYLAVQARVGKMKGPILCLVGPPGVGKTSLGKSIAEATGRNFVRMSLGGVRDEAEVRGHRRTYIGSMPGRVVQGMKKAKTSNPVFLLDEVDKLGADWRGDPSSALLEVLDPEQNSTFNDHYLEVDYDLSSVMFVCTANTLRIPQALMDRMEVIRIPGYTEDEKVEIAKRHLVPKVLKDHGLKPDEWSIADAAMLDLIRLYTREAGVRNLERELAGLMRKAVKELALRKTAGKSHKGIRLTKGNLEKYAGIPRYRHSEAEEKDHVGVTTGLAWTEAGGELLSIEAVMLPGKGKMMITGKLGDVMQESVQAAASFVRSRAVSFGIKPTLFDKRDIHVHVPEGATPKDGPSAGVAMATSIVSVLTGIPVVRDVAMTGEITLRGRILPIGGLKEKLIAALRGRIKKVLIPKDNEKDLADIPDNVKKGIEIIPVTVIDEVISHALVRQPTPIEWDEEEEEKNRSQLRRRGDDASDGLLTH from the coding sequence TTGGAATCTGAGCGCGGTGTGCTTTACCCGATTCTCCCTCTCAGAGACATCGTCGTCTTTCCGCACATGATCGTGCCGTTGTTTGTCGGCCGCGAGAAATCCGTGCGGGCGCTGGACGATGTCATGAAGGACGACAAGCAGATCCTGCTGTTGTCGCAGAAAGACGCCTCCCAGGATGATCCCGGCGAGGACGAGATTTTCCGGGTCGGCACCATCGGCAGTGTGCTGCAGCTTCTCAAGCTGCCTGACGGCACCGTCAAGGTGCTGGTCGAGGGCAACCGCCGGGCACAGGTGGAGCGTTTTGAGTCGGGTCAGGACTTCTTTCAGGCCTATGCCACGGACATTGCCGAGGCGGATCGGGAGGGTGCTGAGTCCGAGGCGCTGGTGCGCGCGGTGGTCAGCCAGTTTGAGCAATACATCAAGCTCAACCGCAAGATTCCACCGGAAGTCCTAGTATCGATCAACCAGATCGATGAACCCGGCAAGCTGGCCGATACGGTTGCCTCCCACCTGTCGCTGAAGATTCCGGAAAAGCAGGAGCTGCTGGAGATCGGCAGTGTGCGGGAACGGCTGGAGAAGATTTACTCCTTCATGGAGGGCGAAATTGGTGTCCTTCAGGTGGAGAAGCGAATCCGTAACCGCGTCAAGCGGCAGATGGAGAAAACCCAGCGCGAGTACTATCTGAACGAGCAGATGAAGGCGATCCAGAAGGAGCTCGGCGACGGCGAGGACGGCCGCGATGAAGCCGCCGAGCTGGAGCAGCGCATCAAGAAGACCCGCCTTAGCAAGGAAGCGCGGGAAAAGTGCATGGCGGAGTTGAAGAAACTCCGTTCCATGAGCCCGATGAGCGCCGAGTCGACCGTCGTGCGCAACTATCTCGACTGGATGCTCGGCATTCCGTGGAAAAAGCCGTCGCGTACCAAGAAGGACATTGCCCTGGCCGAAACCGTACTCAACCGTGACCATTACGGACTGGAGAAGGTCAAGGAGCGGATTCTTGAGTATCTCGCCGTGCAGGCGCGGGTCGGCAAGATGAAGGGGCCGATCCTCTGTCTGGTGGGTCCGCCGGGTGTTGGTAAGACGTCCCTTGGCAAGTCCATCGCCGAGGCGACGGGCCGCAACTTCGTTCGCATGAGCCTGGGCGGCGTACGCGACGAGGCGGAAGTGCGCGGCCACCGCCGCACCTATATCGGTTCCATGCCCGGTCGTGTGGTGCAGGGCATGAAAAAGGCGAAGACGTCGAACCCTGTGTTCCTGCTGGACGAGGTGGACAAGTTGGGCGCCGACTGGCGCGGCGACCCGTCGTCGGCTTTGCTGGAAGTGCTGGACCCGGAGCAGAACAGCACCTTCAACGACCACTACCTGGAAGTGGACTATGACCTGTCCAGCGTGATGTTTGTCTGCACCGCCAATACGCTGCGCATTCCGCAGGCCCTGATGGACCGCATGGAAGTGATCCGCATCCCCGGCTACACCGAGGACGAGAAGGTAGAGATCGCCAAGCGGCATCTGGTGCCGAAGGTTCTGAAGGACCACGGCCTCAAGCCTGATGAATGGTCCATCGCCGACGCGGCCATGCTGGATCTGATTCGCCTCTACACGCGGGAAGCGGGTGTACGCAATCTGGAGCGGGAGCTGGCCGGTTTGATGCGCAAGGCGGTCAAGGAGCTTGCCCTGCGCAAGACGGCCGGCAAGAGCCATAAGGGGATTCGCCTGACCAAGGGCAATCTGGAGAAATATGCCGGCATTCCGCGCTATCGCCACAGCGAGGCTGAAGAAAAAGACCATGTAGGCGTGACTACCGGTCTGGCGTGGACGGAGGCGGGTGGTGAGCTGCTGTCTATCGAGGCGGTGATGCTGCCCGGCAAGGGAAAGATGATGATCACCGGCAAGCTCGGTGACGTCATGCAGGAATCGGTTCAGGCGGCGGCCAGTTTCGTCCGTTCGCGGGCCGTCAGCTTTGGCATCAAGCCGACCTTGTTCGACAAGCGCGACATTCATGTCCATGTGCCGGAAGGGGCGACGCCGAAAGACGGCCCGTCGGCCGGCGTGGCCATGGCGACTTCCATCGTGTCCGTGCTGACCGGTATTCCGGTGGTGCGTGATGTGGCGATGACCGGTGAGATCACGCTGCGCGGTCGTATATTGCCGATTGGCGGATTGAAGGAAAAGCTCATTGCGGCGTTGCGCGGTAGGATCAAGAAGGTTCTGATCCCCAAGGACAATGAGAAGGACCTGGCGGACATTCCGGACAATGTCAAAAAGGGCATTGAAATCATTCCGGTCACTGTTATTGACGAAGTGATCTCACATGCTCTGGTGCGGCAGCCGACTCCCATCGAATGGGACGAGGAGGAAGAGGAAAAGAACCGTTCGCAATTGCGCCGTCGTGGCGATGATGCGAGTGATGGCCTCCTCACTCACTAG